The Sphingopyxis sp. TUF1 genome segment GATGAAGGACACATCGCGGATCGTCATCGCAAACGCCCACAGCAGCAGGATTACCGCCAGAAGCCCGGCAAAATTGACCGCCAGAAGCCAAAGCGCGTGGCTCATGCCGCCCCGTTTCCTTTTTCGTCGACCCCGACGATGTCGTGGATCGAGCGCACCGCACGCTCGGGAATTTTGGGAATACAGCTTTTATAAACCTCGAACACCTTTTGCATGTCGGCGCGAAAATCGCCCGTCGGCCAGATCAGCGGCCCCAGGCCGCCCGTCTTTGTGCCATAATCCATCAGCCCGACGACCAGGGGCACCTTGGCGCCCAGCGCGATCTGATAAAATCCGGTACGCCATTTCGCCGTTTTGCCGCGCGTCCCCTCGGGCGCGACAGTCAGCATAAATTCCCTGCGCCGCGCAAACTCATCGATCATCTGCGTGACGACATCACCGCCGCCACGCCGGTCGACCGGTACCCCGCCCATCTGGCGGATAAAGCCGCCGATCGGCCAGCGGAACAGCGACAGCTTCGCCATGAAATAGGGTCGGACTTTCAGGTCCGCGGTCAGCCCCAGGAAATTGACAAAATCCCAATTGCTCGTGTGCGGCGCGGCGATGATGATGAAGCGCCGCGGTTCGGGCACGGCCCCGACCGCCTTCCATCCGCGCATCCGGTAAAGCAGCAGCAACAGGCGGCGCACACCGCGCGCCACCAGCCCCGGCGGATTGTCGTCGATCCTTGTCACGCCGGCTCCTCTCCCCAGCCGAATTGCGCGAAAGCCGCGCACAGCGCAAGAGTGCGCGCATCGCGGCTTGCTCTCCCCGCCGGTTTCTGCTCCCTTTGGCGGTACCAAACGGGGGGAAATCGCATGAAGTCACTATCCGCGCTGCTGTTGTCCGCCACGCTGTTCGCCGCGCCGGCGATCGCCGCCGAGGCGCAGCCACGCGCCGATCAGCTCGCCTTCCGCGAAATCTACAAGGAGCTGGTCGAAACCAACACGACGCTTTCGGCGGGCAGCTGCACGCTGGCCGCCGAACGCATGGCCGCGCGGCTGAAAGCGGCGGGCTTTGCGGATAGCCAGCTCACGCTTTTTGCGACTCCGGAAAAACCGAAGGAAGGCGGCCTCGTCGCCGTCTATCCGGGCACATCCAGGACCGCAAAGCCGATCCTGCTCGTCGCGCACATCGACGTCGTCGAGGCGAAGCGCGAGGATTGGGAGCGCGACCCGTTCATAATGGTTGAGGAAAACGGCTATTTCTATGGCCGCGGCACCGCCGACGACAAGGCGCAGGCGGCGGTATGGGTCGATACGTTGATCCGCTTTCAGCAAGAAGGCTATAAGCCGAAGCGCACCGTGAAGATGGCACTGACGTGCGGCGAGGAAACGAACGGCGCGTTCAACGGCGTCGAATGGCTCGCCGCGAACCGGCGCGACCTGATCGACGCCGAATTCGCGCTGAACGAAGGCGGCGGTGGCGACAGCGACGGCAAAGGCAAGGTGCTCGGCCAATCGGTGCAGGTCGGCGAAAAGACCTTCGCCAATTTCCGTTTAGAAACGCGCAATCCCGGCGGTCACAGCTCGGCGCCGGTGCCCGATAATGCGATTTACCAGCTCGCTGCCGCGCTGATGAAAATCCAGAGCCATCAATTCCCGGTCGAGATGACCGACACGACGCGCCGCTTCTTTGCCGAGGCGGGCCCGGTGCGCGGCGACGAAACCGGCAAGGCGATGGTCGCGCTCGCCAAAAACCCCGCCGACAAGGCGGCCGAGGCGATCGTCAACAAGGACCCGTTCCTGCACAGCAATTTGCGCACGACCTGCGTCGCGACGCTGCTCGACGGCGGTCACGCCCCGAACGCGCTGCCGCAGCGCGCGGGCGCGAACATCAATTGCCGCATCTTTCCGGGTCATAGCATCGAATCGATCAGGGACGAACTTGCGAAGATCATCGGCGATCCCGGCGTCACCATCACCCAGCTGCCGCCCAAGCGTCCCGCGCCGCCGGCGCCACCGCTCGACCCGAAGATCATCGGACCGATGCAGACGCTCGTCGACAAATATTGGCCGGGGCTGAAGGTGATTCCGTCGATGGCGAACGGATATACCGACGCGACATTCCTCGGCGCGGTCGGCATCCCGACCTACGGCATTCCCGGCATGTGGGGCGACCCCGACGGCAACGGCGCGCACGGCGTCAACGAACGGATGGAGGTGCGCTCCGTTTATGTTGGACGCGACTATATGTTCGATCTGGTGAAGGCTTACGCCGACAAGCCTTGAATATCGTAGGTCATTGCGAGCGTAGCGAAGCAATCTCCCGCCATCGGTATGGCGCAAGGTTGTTCGCTGGAGATTGCGGCGTCGCTTCGCTCCTCGCAATGACGACTGCAAACCCTAACCCACGAACGCGCGCTCGATCACAAAATCGCCTGGCGCCGCGTTCGATCCTTCCTCGAAACCCAGCGCCTCGAACCGCACTTCGAGGTCGCGGATCATCGCCATGCTGCCGCACATCATGACGCGGTCGGTCGCCGGATCGAAATGCGCGGGGCCGGTCAGCGGATGGCCGAACAGCCGCCCGCCGTCGATCAGGGCATCGATACGCCCCGCGGTGCGGAACGGCTCGCGCGTCACCGTCGGCAGATAGTGGAATTGCAGCAGCGCCTGATCCTGCACCAGCGGGTCGCCCGCAAGCTGGCTTTCCAGCGCGTCGCGGAACGCGAGATCATTGACCTGTCGGACGCAATGGACAAGCTGGATCTGACTGAACCGCTCGTAAATGTCGGGATCGCGCACCAGGCTCAGGAAAGGCGCAAGCCCTGTGCCCGTCGACAGCAGGAACAGGCGTTGCCCCGGCAACAGCGCGTCGGCGACCAGCGTCCCCGTCGGTTTGCGCCCAAGGTAAACCGGATCGCCCGGCTGGATTTTCTGAAGCCGCGAGGTCAACGGCCCATCGGGCACCTTGATCGACAGAAATTCCAGCTCATCCGCATAAGCAGGACTCGCGATCGAATAAGCGCGCAGCAGCGGCCGTCCCTCGCCCGGCAGCCCGATCATCACAAACTCGCCCGACCG includes the following:
- a CDS encoding ferredoxin--NADP reductase, yielding MSDRIAAAAKLAPSASLTVEEVRSVRHWNDHLFSFTITRPPSFRFRSGEFVMIGLPGEGRPLLRAYSIASPAYADELEFLSIKVPDGPLTSRLQKIQPGDPVYLGRKPTGTLVADALLPGQRLFLLSTGTGLAPFLSLVRDPDIYERFSQIQLVHCVRQVNDLAFRDALESQLAGDPLVQDQALLQFHYLPTVTREPFRTAGRIDALIDGGRLFGHPLTGPAHFDPATDRVMMCGSMAMIRDLEVRFEALGFEEGSNAAPGDFVIERAFVG
- a CDS encoding lysophospholipid acyltransferase family protein, whose amino-acid sequence is MTRIDDNPPGLVARGVRRLLLLLYRMRGWKAVGAVPEPRRFIIIAAPHTSNWDFVNFLGLTADLKVRPYFMAKLSLFRWPIGGFIRQMGGVPVDRRGGGDVVTQMIDEFARRREFMLTVAPEGTRGKTAKWRTGFYQIALGAKVPLVVGLMDYGTKTGGLGPLIWPTGDFRADMQKVFEVYKSCIPKIPERAVRSIHDIVGVDEKGNGAA
- a CDS encoding M20/M25/M40 family metallo-hydrolase, coding for MKSLSALLLSATLFAAPAIAAEAQPRADQLAFREIYKELVETNTTLSAGSCTLAAERMAARLKAAGFADSQLTLFATPEKPKEGGLVAVYPGTSRTAKPILLVAHIDVVEAKREDWERDPFIMVEENGYFYGRGTADDKAQAAVWVDTLIRFQQEGYKPKRTVKMALTCGEETNGAFNGVEWLAANRRDLIDAEFALNEGGGGDSDGKGKVLGQSVQVGEKTFANFRLETRNPGGHSSAPVPDNAIYQLAAALMKIQSHQFPVEMTDTTRRFFAEAGPVRGDETGKAMVALAKNPADKAAEAIVNKDPFLHSNLRTTCVATLLDGGHAPNALPQRAGANINCRIFPGHSIESIRDELAKIIGDPGVTITQLPPKRPAPPAPPLDPKIIGPMQTLVDKYWPGLKVIPSMANGYTDATFLGAVGIPTYGIPGMWGDPDGNGAHGVNERMEVRSVYVGRDYMFDLVKAYADKP